A genomic stretch from Prochlorococcus marinus str. MIT 9312 includes:
- a CDS encoding sugar transferase, with protein MKRVFDLIFSFLGLILLFPIIIIACFGIYLQDQHTPFYIAKRTGKNNKNFNMIKLRSMIVNAEKNKVDSTSSNDPRITKIGRFIRKLKLDELSQLFNVFIGEMSLVGPRPNVKRETDLYTKVEKNLLRVKPGITDFASIIFSDESEILKNVDDPDISYNQLIRPWKSRLGLFYIKKQSIQLDILIIIFTILSFFSREFSLILINKTLLKLDAPKDLCKLSLRKDKLKPTPPPGSNEIVVTRET; from the coding sequence ATGAAAAGGGTTTTCGATCTCATATTTTCATTTTTAGGCCTTATTCTCCTCTTTCCGATAATCATAATTGCTTGTTTTGGTATTTATTTACAGGATCAACATACACCATTTTACATTGCAAAAAGAACTGGCAAAAATAATAAAAACTTTAATATGATAAAACTTAGATCAATGATAGTAAATGCTGAGAAAAATAAAGTAGATAGTACATCGAGTAATGATCCTAGAATAACTAAAATAGGTAGGTTTATAAGAAAGTTAAAATTGGATGAACTTTCTCAACTCTTTAATGTTTTTATTGGGGAAATGAGCTTAGTAGGTCCTAGACCAAATGTTAAAAGAGAGACTGATCTATATACGAAAGTTGAAAAAAATCTTTTAAGAGTTAAACCTGGCATTACTGATTTTGCCTCAATTATCTTTTCAGATGAATCGGAAATTTTGAAAAATGTTGATGATCCTGATATTTCTTATAACCAACTTATTAGACCATGGAAAAGTAGATTAGGTCTTTTTTATATAAAAAAACAATCAATACAGCTAGATATTTTGATTATTATTTTTACAATTTTAAGTTTTTTCTCAAGAGAATTTTCTCTTATCTTAATTAATAAAACTCTGTTAAAACTTGATGCTCCAAAAGATTTATGTAAGTTATCACTTAGAAAAGATAAACTTAAACCTACACCTCCTCCAGGTTCTAATGAAATCGTTGTTACAAGAGAAACCTGA
- a CDS encoding glycosyltransferase — translation MKIWILQTGEFLQTDGENVRPMRAINLSEYFLKRGHSVKLLSSDFSHQMKLHRYKNLTVKKLSDNFQITLIPSPGYKSNISFQRLLDHFILGINTFKYLFKIRPENYPDFVFIGYPPIETTFFLSIWLKSKKIPFCVDIKDQWPHIFLQKSMGLKRQIIKLILTPYFYAAKFSLKNANFITAITPNFLNWSENFSKNFNKNNRVLYLVPNIKEISQLKLEESLLWWKKQIGIDIKKKNKIIFAGNINNAYDFNDLISATLSPKLEDCEFEILICGDGECISFLKEKLKEKSNIFFPGWVDLNQLTAIKKLSIATLAPYRNTPDFQMSIPNKVIDSLSFGLPIITSLKGELENIIKKYNVGYFCDKNSKWEDQIFSCINDPIKRDSLSYNSRKLYEEKFTSDNVYGEFIKFIEQNYKSL, via the coding sequence ATGAAAATTTGGATTTTGCAGACTGGAGAATTCCTACAAACAGATGGTGAAAATGTTAGGCCAATGAGGGCTATTAATCTTTCTGAATATTTTCTTAAAAGAGGACATTCAGTAAAACTTTTAAGCTCTGACTTTAGCCACCAAATGAAATTACATAGATATAAAAATTTAACAGTGAAAAAATTAAGCGATAATTTTCAAATAACTCTTATCCCCTCCCCTGGCTATAAATCAAATATAAGTTTTCAAAGACTTTTAGATCATTTTATTCTTGGCATAAATACGTTTAAATATCTTTTTAAAATTAGACCTGAAAACTATCCTGACTTTGTTTTTATAGGTTACCCTCCCATTGAAACAACTTTCTTTTTATCAATTTGGTTGAAATCAAAAAAAATACCATTTTGCGTTGATATAAAAGATCAATGGCCTCATATATTTCTTCAAAAATCAATGGGATTAAAAAGACAAATTATCAAATTAATATTGACTCCATATTTTTATGCCGCAAAATTTTCTTTAAAAAACGCAAATTTCATAACTGCAATAACTCCCAATTTTTTAAATTGGTCTGAAAATTTTTCTAAAAATTTCAATAAAAACAATCGGGTCTTGTATTTAGTTCCCAACATAAAGGAAATTTCACAATTAAAATTAGAAGAAAGTTTACTTTGGTGGAAAAAGCAAATTGGGATAGATATAAAAAAGAAAAATAAAATAATTTTTGCTGGTAATATCAACAACGCCTATGATTTCAATGATCTTATTTCAGCAACGTTATCCCCTAAATTAGAGGATTGTGAATTTGAAATATTAATATGCGGAGATGGAGAATGCATTAGCTTTTTAAAAGAAAAGTTAAAAGAAAAAAGTAATATTTTCTTTCCTGGATGGGTTGACTTAAATCAATTGACAGCAATAAAAAAACTATCAATTGCTACTTTAGCTCCATATAGAAACACACCCGACTTTCAAATGAGTATCCCAAATAAGGTGATTGATAGCTTATCTTTTGGGCTTCCTATTATTACTTCACTAAAAGGCGAATTAGAAAATATAATCAAAAAATATAATGTTGGATATTTTTGCGATAAAAATTCTAAATGGGAAGATCAAATCTTCTCATGTATAAATGATCCTATTAAAAGAGATTCATTATCTTATAATTCTAGAAAACTTTATGAAGAAAAATTCACTTCTGATAATGTGTATGGAGAATTTATTAAATTTATCGAACAAAACTACAAGTCTTTATAA
- a CDS encoding polysaccharide biosynthesis protein produces MEFLKKIIKRLRLDSLLIPSIDFLLIYFACQLGIRYRNISYEIIRSDLRGFPDDYAWILWIAPFLGVFIFSLSNQYKSLFGLFTTKNIYKLFWYSLFFLIILAFIGQIFLFKIPDFKAWIVLYFIVVSATSFSRFIYKDTFQKRISLKSKNAKSIAIYGAGGAGRQLQASLRISNLYNVSFFIDDDSSYWYREINGIKIFPPECLKDKVKNIDQIFLAIPSLPPKKRKKILNSLQKFNIKISSIPSIKEITKQKSIIDSLKPIDVEDLLERDAVDPYIHLLSKDIKGAIICITGAGGSIGGELTRQIIELNPKKIILLDNCESNLYQITSAVEGLNFRSIKITPALGDCCNLEFLKNLFRKEKVDIVFHAAAYKHVPLVEINPINSINNNVFSTLNICIASKKLSLKKVLMISSDKAVRPTNIMGASKRLSEIIVQAFAHDAEKNSLNKKEKKTCFSMVRFGNVLSSSGSAVPLFIKQISSGGPVTLTHPQITRYFMTIKEASQLVIQSSAMAQGGEVFLLDMGKSICIKDLVIKLIKLSGLQLRDDSNPNGDIEIKITGLRPGEKLYEELLIDAQAEKTDHPLIFRAKEKFIPMDEIIPKLENLKKLINERNKDQILKTLNELVKEWQNQNELN; encoded by the coding sequence ATGGAATTTTTAAAGAAAATTATAAAAAGACTTAGGTTAGATTCTTTACTTATTCCTAGTATTGATTTTCTTTTAATATATTTTGCTTGCCAACTAGGAATACGTTATAGAAATATTTCTTATGAAATTATAAGATCAGATTTAAGAGGCTTCCCCGATGATTACGCATGGATATTATGGATTGCACCATTTTTGGGGGTTTTCATATTCTCTTTATCAAACCAATACAAATCATTATTTGGTTTATTTACAACAAAGAACATATATAAATTATTTTGGTATTCTTTATTTTTTCTAATAATTTTAGCTTTTATTGGACAAATATTTTTATTTAAAATCCCAGATTTTAAAGCTTGGATTGTATTATATTTCATTGTTGTTTCTGCTACTTCATTTTCACGTTTTATATATAAGGATACTTTTCAAAAAAGAATTTCTTTAAAATCTAAAAATGCAAAATCTATTGCCATATATGGAGCTGGCGGAGCAGGTAGGCAACTTCAGGCCTCCTTGAGAATATCTAACCTATATAACGTCAGTTTCTTTATAGATGACGACTCAAGTTATTGGTACAGAGAAATCAATGGAATTAAAATATTTCCTCCTGAATGTTTAAAAGATAAAGTAAAAAATATTGATCAGATTTTTTTAGCAATTCCATCACTTCCTCCAAAAAAAAGAAAGAAAATTCTAAATTCATTACAGAAATTTAATATCAAAATCTCTTCCATACCATCAATAAAAGAAATAACAAAGCAGAAATCAATAATAGATTCTTTAAAACCAATTGATGTTGAGGATTTACTTGAGAGAGATGCTGTAGATCCTTACATTCATCTACTATCAAAAGACATTAAAGGAGCAATAATTTGCATTACTGGAGCAGGAGGTTCTATAGGCGGCGAATTAACAAGGCAAATAATCGAATTAAATCCAAAGAAAATAATCTTGCTGGACAATTGTGAATCAAATCTTTACCAAATAACATCAGCGGTTGAAGGCTTGAATTTTCGTAGCATAAAAATAACACCGGCCTTAGGCGATTGTTGTAATTTAGAATTTCTAAAGAACCTATTCAGAAAAGAAAAAGTTGATATTGTTTTTCATGCAGCAGCATATAAGCATGTTCCATTGGTAGAAATAAATCCCATAAATAGTATAAATAATAATGTTTTTTCTACCCTCAATATATGTATTGCCTCAAAGAAACTTTCTTTAAAAAAGGTTTTGATGATCTCATCAGATAAAGCTGTAAGACCTACAAATATAATGGGCGCATCTAAAAGACTTTCTGAAATTATTGTTCAAGCATTTGCTCATGATGCTGAAAAAAATTCGCTTAATAAAAAAGAAAAAAAAACATGCTTCTCCATGGTTAGATTTGGAAATGTTCTTAGTTCATCAGGATCAGCAGTTCCACTTTTTATTAAGCAAATTTCCTCTGGGGGTCCAGTAACTCTTACTCATCCTCAAATAACGCGTTACTTTATGACGATTAAGGAAGCCTCACAATTAGTTATTCAATCTTCAGCCATGGCTCAAGGAGGAGAGGTATTCCTATTAGATATGGGTAAATCTATATGTATAAAAGATCTTGTTATTAAATTAATTAAATTGAGTGGACTACAATTGAGAGATGATTCAAATCCTAATGGCGATATAGAAATTAAGATTACTGGATTGAGACCTGGTGAAAAATTATATGAAGAATTACTAATTGATGCTCAGGCAGAAAAGACAGACCATCCTTTAATATTTAGAGCGAAAGAAAAATTTATTCCAATGGATGAAATTATCCCAAAATTAGAAAATTTAAAAAAATTGATTAACGAAAGAAATAAAGATCAAATTTTAAAAACCCTGAATGAATTAGTTAAAGAATGGCAAAATCAAAATGAATTAAACTAG
- a CDS encoding alpha-ketoacid dehydrogenase subunit beta translates to MKKFTYSTAILDAYNFLLKNYPEVFVIGQGLWSPWYVGNTMKDLDKNFGKKRIIDTPVSEAAVTGAAVGASLNEMKPIVVHPRMDFMMYAMDPIINQAAKWSYMFGGQSSPSITIRGIINRGGEQGAQHSQALHSLFAHIPGLKVVLPSSVADARDLLIASVLADQPVIYIDDRWLYDQEDQLPEAKEINLESINPCILREGNSITLVGCSYSTFLLKQITKKLIKNKINPEIIDMRIINPFHSELITNSVKKTGRLFVLDGGWGPCGISSEIISSAVENVEPKFFKSKPARLTLPFTPAPTSKVLEKEYYPNEKKILNKIFKIFENNL, encoded by the coding sequence ATGAAAAAGTTTACATATAGCACTGCAATTCTAGATGCATATAATTTTTTATTAAAAAATTATCCTGAAGTATTCGTAATTGGACAAGGTTTATGGAGTCCTTGGTATGTGGGTAATACTATGAAAGATCTAGATAAAAATTTTGGAAAAAAAAGAATTATCGATACTCCAGTATCAGAAGCTGCGGTAACAGGGGCCGCCGTTGGAGCCTCACTTAATGAAATGAAGCCAATAGTTGTTCATCCAAGAATGGATTTTATGATGTACGCAATGGATCCAATAATTAATCAAGCTGCAAAATGGTCTTATATGTTTGGCGGGCAATCAAGTCCATCTATTACTATAAGAGGAATAATAAATAGAGGAGGAGAACAAGGGGCACAACACTCACAAGCCTTACATTCTTTGTTCGCACACATACCAGGTTTAAAAGTAGTCTTGCCATCATCAGTGGCTGATGCTAGAGATCTTTTAATAGCCTCTGTTTTAGCTGATCAACCAGTAATTTATATAGATGACAGATGGCTTTACGATCAAGAAGATCAACTCCCTGAAGCGAAAGAAATCAACCTAGAAAGTATAAATCCTTGTATTTTGCGAGAAGGCAATTCAATAACATTAGTTGGATGTAGTTACTCAACATTTTTACTTAAACAAATAACTAAGAAATTAATTAAAAATAAAATTAATCCTGAAATCATTGATATGAGAATAATTAATCCTTTTCATAGTGAATTAATTACTAATTCAGTCAAGAAAACTGGCCGTTTATTTGTGCTGGATGGAGGATGGGGACCTTGTGGTATATCATCTGAGATAATTTCTTCCGCTGTCGAGAATGTCGAACCTAAATTTTTCAAATCCAAACCTGCGAGGTTAACTCTACCTTTTACACCCGCACCAACAAGCAAAGTTTTGGAAAAAGAATACTATCCAAATGAGAAAAAAATATTAAATAAAATTTTTAAAATTTTTGAAAATAATTTATAA
- a CDS encoding thiamine pyrophosphate-dependent dehydrogenase E1 component subunit alpha encodes MKDSNSKEIDSITSEKEINIDNFSRDELLEMLSKMILIRNAEYKIAKGREFGLVGGPVHLGVGQEAIPVGISQYLNNQDKVFGAHRSHSHILSLGIDLKSFFSEILAKSSGISKGMGGSMHLFGGSVGFCGSVPIVGGTVPLAVGTALASKLKEEKVVSISYLGDGAIEEGIVHESLNFARINNCPVIFVVENNLFSSHLNIKLRQPKKLTYRFAKANDIESKVLDGNNLTSICKTGKEFIRRCRDGEGPFFIEALTYRWFGHVDWREDIDVGINRSADDLKYWKKRDPILRLKKSLLKENYFGENHLINLEKDIQKDIDNAWVDALGESSPEWNESLDYVFKSNYK; translated from the coding sequence ATGAAAGATTCCAATAGTAAAGAAATAGATTCCATAACATCTGAAAAGGAAATTAATATCGATAATTTCTCTAGAGATGAATTATTGGAAATGCTTTCAAAAATGATATTAATAAGAAATGCAGAATATAAAATTGCCAAAGGACGAGAATTTGGATTAGTTGGTGGTCCTGTACATTTAGGGGTTGGTCAAGAAGCTATACCAGTAGGTATCTCTCAATATTTAAATAATCAGGATAAAGTATTTGGGGCCCATAGATCTCATTCTCATATACTTTCCTTAGGTATAGATCTTAAATCATTCTTTTCTGAAATACTTGCAAAATCCTCAGGAATATCAAAGGGGATGGGTGGTTCAATGCATCTTTTTGGAGGTTCAGTAGGTTTTTGTGGATCTGTACCAATAGTTGGAGGAACAGTTCCTCTTGCCGTTGGAACGGCTTTAGCTAGTAAGTTAAAAGAAGAAAAAGTTGTATCTATTTCTTATTTAGGCGATGGCGCAATAGAAGAAGGCATAGTTCACGAAAGTTTAAATTTTGCAAGAATTAATAATTGTCCCGTTATTTTTGTAGTCGAAAATAACTTATTCTCAAGTCATTTAAATATAAAGTTGAGGCAGCCCAAAAAGTTAACGTATAGATTTGCGAAAGCAAATGATATTGAGTCAAAAGTATTAGATGGAAACAACTTAACTTCTATTTGCAAAACGGGCAAAGAATTTATTAGAAGATGTAGAGATGGGGAGGGGCCATTTTTCATAGAAGCACTTACATATAGATGGTTTGGTCATGTCGATTGGAGAGAAGATATTGATGTTGGAATAAATAGATCTGCAGATGATTTAAAATATTGGAAGAAAAGAGATCCAATTTTAAGGTTAAAAAAATCACTTTTAAAAGAAAATTATTTTGGAGAGAATCATTTGATAAACTTAGAGAAAGATATTCAGAAAGATATAGATAACGCATGGGTCGATGCTTTAGGAGAATCTTCCCCAGAATGGAACGAATCCCTAGATTATGTTTTTAAAAGCAATTACAAATGA
- a CDS encoding glycosyltransferase family 4 protein, which translates to MKILYLAPGNSIHSKKWIEKIKSLYPNNNYFWFSYEKFQYEINNEISIFSISGKNKFRLIRIIKCIFKIRKLQKKNNFDLIHIHSVGTYGIFAIIPILFNIPFIVTPWGSDIIFGSRKFINTLIMKFIFFKASLITCDAIHISKLISKISPIANPKIINFGIDSSFFVGSISNYIDEKSINIISTRNHEQIYNLETLINTSKNLKNNNIDFALTIAGYGSQTEKLIKKSNDLGLIKKVRFIGKYDYETLPELLNKHDLFISTSLSDAGIASSIAEAMACQKIVIVSDSGENKLWISNGYNGFLFKTGCSKSLYNTIIKAIDRKHLWKKIGIRARETILERNDISNEMKKMGKLMDLV; encoded by the coding sequence ATGAAGATTCTATATTTAGCACCAGGGAATTCAATTCATAGTAAAAAATGGATTGAAAAAATTAAATCTCTTTATCCTAATAATAATTACTTCTGGTTTTCTTATGAGAAATTTCAATACGAAATTAATAATGAAATTAGTATTTTTTCTATATCTGGTAAAAACAAATTTAGATTAATTAGAATTATAAAATGTATTTTTAAGATTAGAAAACTTCAGAAAAAAAACAATTTTGATCTAATTCATATACATTCAGTAGGAACATATGGAATCTTCGCAATAATACCAATTTTATTTAATATTCCTTTCATTGTTACTCCTTGGGGTTCAGATATTATTTTTGGCTCTAGAAAGTTTATAAATACTTTAATAATGAAATTTATTTTTTTCAAGGCTAGTTTAATTACCTGTGATGCAATACATATATCCAAACTTATTTCGAAAATCTCTCCTATAGCTAATCCAAAAATAATTAATTTTGGAATTGATTCTTCTTTTTTTGTTGGATCAATATCTAATTATATAGATGAGAAATCAATAAATATCATTTCAACAAGAAATCATGAACAAATTTATAATTTGGAGACTTTAATAAATACATCAAAAAATTTAAAAAATAATAATATAGATTTCGCACTAACTATTGCTGGTTATGGATCTCAAACTGAAAAGTTAATCAAAAAGTCTAATGATTTAGGATTAATAAAAAAAGTTAGATTTATAGGAAAATATGATTATGAGACTTTACCTGAACTCCTAAATAAGCATGATTTGTTTATCTCTACTTCTTTATCTGATGCTGGGATAGCTTCAAGCATAGCTGAAGCTATGGCTTGTCAAAAAATTGTAATAGTCTCCGATAGTGGAGAAAATAAATTATGGATTTCTAATGGTTATAATGGCTTCTTATTTAAAACTGGATGTTCAAAAAGCTTATATAATACAATTATTAAAGCTATAGATAGAAAACATTTATGGAAAAAAATTGGAATTAGGGCTAGAGAAACAATATTAGAAAGAAATGATATTAGTAATGAAATGAAGAAAATGGGTAAGCTGATGGATCTAGTTTAA
- a CDS encoding methyltransferase domain-containing protein: protein MLKQFKNLIINQKFYWILRHLIKPNIWSTYYRDSPSKRRDFYSKFIQQYNLKAIFEFGCASGPNLFSMDKNVPWNLSYFGYDISSKAIKFAKKKSQKDSYFFTSKISPKLINSKLDNWKIKKFDLGIYDRVLYLLSENEIKKHFENYKDYMRYLIIDDFHNSETTEKNDAYFSKNYEIILLEFGFNLKKNEPSEHIIGNDEFFIRNARRLIFEKEK, encoded by the coding sequence GTGTTAAAACAATTTAAGAATTTAATTATAAATCAAAAGTTTTATTGGATATTAAGACATTTAATAAAGCCAAATATTTGGTCAACTTACTATAGAGATTCGCCATCCAAAAGAAGAGATTTTTACTCTAAATTCATTCAGCAATATAACCTCAAAGCTATTTTTGAATTTGGTTGTGCAAGTGGGCCTAATTTATTTAGTATGGATAAAAATGTCCCTTGGAATTTATCCTATTTTGGATACGATATAAGTTCAAAAGCAATAAAGTTTGCAAAAAAAAAGTCACAAAAAGATTCCTATTTTTTTACTTCAAAAATCAGTCCAAAACTAATTAATTCAAAGCTAGATAATTGGAAAATTAAAAAATTTGATTTAGGAATATATGATCGAGTTTTATATCTTCTAAGTGAAAATGAAATAAAAAAACATTTTGAAAATTATAAAGATTACATGAGGTATTTAATTATTGACGACTTCCATAATTCAGAAACTACAGAAAAAAATGATGCATATTTTTCAAAGAATTATGAAATAATTTTATTAGAATTTGGCTTTAATTTAAAGAAAAACGAACCTTCAGAACATATTATTGGAAATGATGAATTTTTTATAAGAAATGCAAGAAGATTAATATTTGAAAAAGAGAAATAA
- a CDS encoding DegT/DnrJ/EryC1/StrS family aminotransferase — MKIPFFDYPRLFLDKKDEYMNIFSDVASRGAFIMQDDVDIFEKNLSIFSSSKYAIGVGNATDGLEISWMALNLRQGDEVICCSHTMLATASAIKVAGGIPIPVEIGDDNLIDPDAVENAITSRTVGIMPTQLNGRTCDMERIMQIANKYKLYVVEDAAQALGSKFKGKNAGTFGHSSAISFFPAKVLGCFGDAGAILCQDETIFDRAYQLHDHGRDKNGNVKSWGRNSRIDNLQAAILNFNLKSYEKVIERRREIASKYFSKLSILEELKLPESPFNNSDHYDVYQNYEIVAKRRDELQKYLRDYGIGTLVQWGGKAIHQWEHLGFNLHLPKSEAFFKECIMIPMNMFITNEDIDYICQKIIEFYRK, encoded by the coding sequence ATGAAAATTCCATTCTTCGATTACCCAAGACTTTTTTTAGATAAAAAAGATGAATATATGAATATCTTCTCAGATGTAGCTTCAAGAGGGGCTTTTATTATGCAGGATGACGTAGATATTTTCGAAAAAAATTTATCAATCTTTTCATCTTCAAAATATGCAATTGGAGTAGGTAATGCTACCGATGGTCTTGAAATTTCATGGATGGCATTAAATTTAAGACAAGGTGATGAAGTTATTTGTTGTTCCCATACTATGTTGGCAACTGCATCTGCAATTAAAGTAGCAGGGGGAATTCCAATTCCAGTAGAGATAGGAGATGATAATTTAATAGATCCCGATGCAGTTGAAAACGCAATCACATCACGTACTGTTGGGATAATGCCCACACAGCTAAATGGGCGCACATGTGATATGGAAAGGATTATGCAAATAGCTAATAAATATAAACTTTATGTTGTTGAAGATGCAGCTCAAGCCTTAGGATCAAAATTCAAGGGGAAAAATGCCGGGACATTTGGACACTCATCAGCTATAAGTTTTTTCCCTGCAAAAGTTCTTGGTTGTTTTGGCGATGCAGGTGCCATATTATGCCAAGATGAAACAATTTTTGATAGAGCCTATCAACTTCATGATCATGGTAGAGATAAGAATGGTAATGTTAAATCATGGGGTAGAAATAGTAGAATTGATAACTTACAAGCAGCAATATTAAATTTTAATCTAAAGTCTTATGAAAAAGTAATTGAAAGAAGAAGAGAAATAGCATCTAAATACTTCTCTAAACTTTCGATTTTAGAAGAATTAAAATTACCAGAATCCCCATTTAATAATTCTGATCATTATGATGTTTATCAAAATTATGAGATAGTTGCAAAAAGAAGAGATGAGTTACAGAAATATCTTAGAGATTATGGCATTGGAACATTAGTACAGTGGGGTGGGAAAGCTATTCATCAATGGGAGCATCTTGGTTTCAATTTACATTTACCCAAATCAGAAGCATTTTTTAAAGAATGTATAATGATTCCAATGAACATGTTTATTACTAACGAAGATATAGATTATATATGTCAAAAAATTATTGAATTTTATCGAAAATGA